The following proteins are co-located in the Streptococcus anginosus genome:
- the acpS gene encoding holo-ACP synthase: MIKGHGIDIEEISSIQKVYEKNARFAQKVLTAAEFARFEKLSGKRRMEYLAGRWSAKEAFSKAWGTGIGCVTFQDLEILNNEKGAPIFTKSPFSGKVWVSLSHAGNIVTASVILEEHHENE, from the coding sequence ATGATTAAAGGACATGGTATTGATATAGAGGAAATTTCTTCTATTCAAAAAGTTTATGAAAAAAATGCTCGCTTTGCCCAAAAGGTTTTGACAGCCGCAGAATTTGCACGGTTTGAGAAACTTTCTGGCAAGCGAAGAATGGAATATTTGGCAGGACGTTGGTCTGCTAAAGAGGCTTTTTCTAAAGCATGGGGGACTGGAATTGGTTGTGTCACTTTTCAGGATTTAGAAATTTTAAACAATGAAAAGGGAGCGCCTATTTTTACTAAGTCGCCTTTTTCTGGCAAGGTCTGGGTGTCGCTCAGCCATGCAGGTAATATTGTTACAGCTAGTGTTATTTTGGAGGAACATCATGAAAACGAGTAA
- the manA gene encoding mannose-6-phosphate isomerase, class I, whose translation MSEPLFLQSVMQEKIWGGTKLRDEFGYKIPSDKVGEYWAISAHPHGVSTIKNGRFAGMGLDQLYAEHRELFGNSSEPVFPLLTKILDANDWLSVQVHPDDHYAMEHEGELGKTECWYVIAADEGAEIIYGHNAKSREELRQQIEKKEWDKLLTKVPVKAGDFFYVPSGTMHAIGSGILILETQQSSDTTYRVYDFDRKDDEGNLRELHLEKSIDVLNIGAPANSRPVTVKADDLMSTLLVASDFFAVYKWEVSGKVTLEKTAPYLLVSVLAGQGMLTVDGETYPIAKGDHFILPSDVEEWTFEGKNLEMIVSHP comes from the coding sequence ATGTCAGAACCATTATTTTTACAATCTGTTATGCAGGAAAAAATCTGGGGCGGAACGAAGCTGCGAGATGAATTTGGCTATAAAATTCCCAGTGATAAAGTAGGCGAATACTGGGCGATTTCGGCTCACCCGCATGGCGTATCTACGATTAAAAACGGTCGCTTTGCTGGTATGGGCTTGGATCAGCTCTATGCAGAACACCGAGAGTTATTTGGTAACAGCAGCGAGCCTGTTTTTCCGCTTTTAACCAAAATTTTGGATGCCAATGATTGGCTTAGTGTTCAGGTTCACCCAGATGATCATTATGCTATGGAGCACGAAGGGGAGTTGGGAAAAACAGAGTGCTGGTATGTGATTGCTGCAGATGAAGGAGCAGAAATTATCTACGGGCACAATGCCAAGTCACGAGAAGAGTTGCGCCAGCAGATTGAAAAGAAAGAATGGGACAAGCTCTTAACCAAGGTGCCAGTCAAGGCTGGAGATTTTTTCTATGTTCCAAGCGGTACTATGCACGCCATTGGATCAGGTATTTTGATTTTAGAAACGCAACAGTCTAGCGACACTACCTATCGTGTCTACGACTTTGACCGAAAAGATGATGAAGGCAATCTGCGTGAGCTGCATTTGGAAAAATCCATTGATGTGCTCAATATCGGTGCGCCGGCCAATAGCCGTCCAGTCACGGTGAAAGCAGATGATTTGATGTCAACGCTTTTAGTAGCTAGTGATTTCTTTGCTGTTTACAAATGGGAAGTATCAGGAAAAGTTACTCTTGAGAAAACGGCTCCTTATTTATTAGTGAGTGTGCTGGCAGGACAAGGGATGCTGACAGTAGATGGAGAAACGTATCCAATTGCAAAAGGAGACCATTTTATCCTACCAAGCGATGTGGAAGAGTGGACTTTCGAGGGGAAAAACCTTGAAATGATTGTTAGTCATCCGTAA
- a CDS encoding APC family permease, whose amino-acid sequence MFSKLKNIFIGRPLKSSDEGEEGNLLTKLQALAMLSSDALSSIAYGPEQVVLVLVSVSAGAIWWSLPIGIVVLILLASLTISYRQVIHAYPQGGGAYMVTTENLSPKAGLVSGGSLLVDYMLTVAVSVSSGADAITSAIPALHPYNLHISIVLVLILMLMNLRGLRESAVSLMIPVYLFIASTVFLIGFGLLQLLLGNLSYHATAPIGKSISGVSLVLLLRAFTSGSASLTGVEAISNSVPFFKTPKAENAAKTLAIMAAILGFMFAGITFLNYWIGIVPVKGVTTLAQMAQAILGNSPVGQLLFYIFQLSTALILAVAANTGFSAFPMLSYNMAKNKYMPHMYMEKGARLGYSNGILTLAIGAILLLLIFNGNTERLIPLYTIGVFVPFALSQTGMVVHWRKQYGKYFLKYSVANILGAAICYTIVAILLLFRLRDIWPFFPIIIVLLWIFLSIKNHYNKVAKQLRLNEEIERVDYAGNLVLVLVGNVTRVSVGAMNYARSIGDEVIAMHVSTKETQEKDEEVASEFKQYFPDIQFVNVETSYRNIIRPTVQYVTKIARGAQKKGYTVTVLVPQFIPNHSWQNMLHNQMSLKLKYFLRWHENVVVASYSYHLKE is encoded by the coding sequence ATGTTTTCCAAGTTGAAGAATATTTTTATTGGTCGACCTTTGAAATCAAGCGATGAGGGAGAAGAAGGGAACTTATTAACAAAACTGCAAGCTCTGGCTATGTTGTCAAGCGATGCTCTATCTTCGATTGCCTATGGTCCTGAACAAGTTGTTTTGGTTTTGGTATCCGTATCTGCTGGCGCGATTTGGTGGTCGTTACCAATTGGTATTGTGGTGCTGATTTTGCTGGCCAGTTTAACCATTTCATATCGTCAGGTGATTCATGCTTACCCACAAGGCGGTGGGGCTTATATGGTTACAACGGAAAATCTTTCACCAAAAGCTGGTCTAGTTTCAGGTGGTAGTTTGCTAGTTGATTATATGTTGACAGTAGCGGTATCCGTTTCTTCTGGAGCGGATGCAATTACGTCAGCAATTCCTGCTTTGCATCCGTATAATTTGCACATTTCGATTGTTTTAGTGCTGATTTTAATGTTAATGAATTTACGTGGCTTGCGGGAATCGGCGGTTTCGCTGATGATTCCAGTTTATTTGTTCATCGCAAGTACCGTTTTCTTAATTGGCTTTGGTTTATTGCAATTATTACTGGGGAATTTATCCTACCATGCAACAGCTCCGATTGGAAAATCTATCTCAGGTGTTAGTTTAGTGCTCCTGCTACGTGCATTTACGAGTGGTTCGGCTTCTCTGACAGGTGTGGAAGCTATTTCAAATTCTGTACCATTTTTCAAAACACCCAAAGCTGAAAATGCAGCGAAAACCTTGGCAATTATGGCAGCCATTTTAGGTTTCATGTTTGCTGGTATTACTTTTTTAAACTACTGGATTGGCATCGTTCCGGTAAAAGGCGTTACAACGCTCGCTCAAATGGCGCAAGCTATTTTGGGAAATTCACCTGTTGGGCAGCTTCTCTTTTATATTTTCCAACTGTCAACAGCTCTCATCCTTGCTGTAGCGGCTAATACAGGTTTTTCGGCCTTTCCCATGTTATCCTACAATATGGCAAAAAATAAATATATGCCACACATGTATATGGAAAAAGGAGCACGCCTTGGTTATTCAAATGGGATTCTGACTTTAGCTATCGGTGCTATTCTTCTTTTGCTAATTTTTAATGGGAATACTGAACGGCTCATTCCACTTTACACTATTGGTGTATTTGTGCCTTTTGCTCTTTCTCAAACGGGAATGGTCGTGCATTGGCGCAAGCAGTATGGAAAATATTTCTTGAAATATTCAGTAGCAAATATTTTAGGCGCTGCTATTTGTTACACCATTGTAGCGATTTTGCTACTTTTTCGTTTGCGAGATATTTGGCCATTCTTTCCGATTATCATCGTTTTATTATGGATTTTCTTGAGTATTAAAAATCATTACAATAAAGTGGCGAAACAGCTGCGTTTGAATGAAGAAATTGAACGCGTAGACTATGCAGGAAATCTGGTTTTGGTGCTTGTTGGAAATGTCACGCGTGTTAGTGTCGGTGCGATGAATTATGCGCGTAGCATTGGTGATGAGGTGATTGCCATGCATGTATCTACCAAAGAAACACAAGAAAAAGATGAAGAAGTAGCCAGTGAATTTAAACAATATTTTCCGGATATTCAATTTGTAAATGTGGAAACAAGCTACCGTAATATCATCAGACCAACTGTACAGTATGTGACAAAAATCGCTCGTGGTGCGCAGAAGAAAGGTTATACCGTGACGGTGCTAGTACCACAATTCATTCCAAATCATAGTTGGCAAAACATGCTACACAATCAAATGAGCTTGAAATTGAAATATTTCCTCAGATGGCATGAAAATGTTGTTGTAGCTAGTTATTCTTATCACTTAAAAGAGTAA
- the celB gene encoding PTS cellobiose transporter subunit IIC, whose protein sequence is MNKFLDQIGDKLLPLANKLAANRYLTVLRDAFMLSFPLTMFGSIVVVFNNLPFFNDATKATLSNLFGSGQNATMSIMTVFVTFGIGYYLSKSYEVEGIFGGAISFSSFLLLTPFYTMTDKGAKVSGVLSLDRLGAKGMFLGMLVAFLAAEIYCWATKKGWQIKMPDSVPPAVAKSFAALVPAMLTLVVFLFVNAGLTGFFNANLHDIIYKVIQIPLVGLGRSIWATLLAIFFVQFLWFFGLHGQILVNSVMDPIWNTLMLDNLEAYQAGKHLPHIISKSFMETFTVGLGGSGMTLAVVIIMAFILKKKMYKDVGRLALGAGIFNVNEPVIFGLPIVLNATILIPWVLAPIVVTAFNYSVMAVGIVPAPTGVAVPWTVPVFFSGILATNSILGGILQLVDMVIVGLIWYPFLRMLDKQPDSVL, encoded by the coding sequence ATGAACAAGTTTCTAGATCAAATCGGTGATAAGTTATTGCCATTGGCAAACAAGCTCGCGGCCAATCGTTATTTGACTGTTTTGCGGGATGCCTTTATGCTCTCCTTTCCATTAACGATGTTTGGCTCAATTGTAGTCGTATTTAACAATTTGCCGTTTTTCAATGATGCAACGAAAGCTACTTTGTCTAATCTATTTGGCAGTGGACAAAATGCAACGATGTCAATTATGACAGTTTTTGTAACGTTTGGTATTGGCTATTATTTGTCTAAGAGTTATGAAGTTGAAGGGATTTTTGGTGGAGCTATTTCCTTTTCTAGTTTCCTTCTTTTGACACCGTTTTACACGATGACGGATAAAGGAGCAAAGGTTTCAGGGGTTCTTAGTTTAGATCGTTTAGGAGCTAAAGGGATGTTTCTCGGGATGCTTGTTGCATTCTTAGCAGCAGAAATCTATTGCTGGGCGACGAAAAAAGGTTGGCAGATTAAAATGCCAGATAGCGTTCCGCCTGCAGTAGCCAAATCATTTGCGGCTTTAGTTCCTGCCATGTTAACTCTAGTGGTGTTTCTGTTTGTCAATGCTGGTTTGACAGGATTTTTCAATGCAAATCTTCATGATATTATTTACAAGGTTATTCAAATACCATTGGTTGGATTGGGTCGCAGTATCTGGGCAACTTTGCTTGCAATCTTCTTTGTTCAATTTTTATGGTTCTTTGGACTTCATGGACAAATTCTTGTTAATTCTGTCATGGATCCAATTTGGAATACATTGATGTTGGATAACTTAGAGGCTTATCAGGCTGGCAAGCATTTGCCACACATTATTTCCAAATCATTTATGGAAACATTTACTGTTGGTTTAGGTGGTTCTGGGATGACGCTAGCTGTAGTTATCATTATGGCTTTTATTCTGAAAAAGAAAATGTATAAAGATGTTGGCCGACTTGCGCTTGGTGCAGGAATCTTTAATGTCAATGAACCTGTTATTTTTGGACTTCCTATCGTTTTAAATGCGACTATTCTGATTCCATGGGTTTTAGCGCCGATTGTTGTGACTGCGTTTAACTATAGTGTGATGGCAGTAGGAATTGTTCCAGCTCCAACAGGAGTGGCAGTTCCTTGGACGGTGCCCGTATTCTTTAGCGGAATACTAGCAACCAATTCTATTTTAGGAGGTATTCTTCAATTGGTGGATATGGTCATTGTAGGTCTTATCTGGTATCCATTCCTTCGTATGCTGGACAAACAACCTGATTCTGTATTATAA
- a CDS encoding 3-deoxy-7-phosphoheptulonate synthase, with product MTFKATSEPIDVAKVRNLSKLEGEALAKKEARDRELNAIIRGEDDRILLVIGPCSSDNEAAVLGYAKRLSVLQEEVKDRIFMVMRVYTAKPRTNGDGYKGLIHQPNAKAAPSLINGIKAVRNLHYRVITETGMTTADEMLYPENLPLVDDLISYMAVGARSVEDQQHRFVASGADVATGLKNPTSGNLNVMFNGIYAAQNKQSFLFAGKEVETSGNPLAHAILRGGLDEYGKNIPNYYYDNLLDTIDQYEKMGLENPFIIIDTNHDNSGKQYLEQVRIVRQTLINRDWNEKIKKVVRGFMIESYLEDGRQNEPEVFGKSITDPCLGWDNTVRLVKEIYTTLSKNEK from the coding sequence ATGACATTTAAGGCAACTAGCGAGCCAATTGATGTAGCAAAGGTTCGCAATTTATCAAAGTTGGAAGGAGAGGCTTTAGCTAAAAAAGAGGCACGAGATCGCGAGTTAAATGCCATTATTCGTGGAGAAGATGACCGCATTCTGTTGGTCATTGGTCCGTGTTCTTCTGATAATGAAGCGGCTGTCCTAGGATATGCAAAGCGCCTATCTGTCCTCCAAGAAGAGGTGAAAGACCGTATTTTCATGGTTATGCGCGTGTATACAGCTAAGCCTCGCACCAATGGCGATGGTTATAAAGGATTGATTCATCAACCGAATGCTAAGGCTGCTCCAAGCTTAATTAATGGGATTAAGGCTGTTCGGAATTTACATTATCGTGTCATTACGGAGACGGGAATGACGACAGCTGATGAAATGCTCTATCCAGAAAATCTTCCGTTGGTAGATGATTTGATTTCTTATATGGCTGTTGGGGCGCGTTCTGTGGAAGATCAGCAACACCGTTTTGTCGCTAGTGGAGCTGATGTTGCGACCGGTTTGAAAAATCCTACGTCTGGCAATCTCAATGTCATGTTTAACGGGATTTACGCAGCGCAAAACAAGCAAAGTTTCTTGTTTGCTGGTAAGGAAGTAGAAACTTCAGGGAATCCTTTGGCACACGCTATTCTGCGTGGTGGGCTTGATGAGTATGGAAAAAACATTCCAAACTATTACTATGATAATTTGCTGGATACGATTGACCAATATGAAAAAATGGGCTTAGAAAATCCTTTTATCATCATTGATACCAACCATGATAATTCTGGAAAACAGTATTTAGAACAGGTGCGAATTGTCCGTCAAACTTTAATTAACCGTGATTGGAATGAGAAAATCAAAAAAGTTGTACGCGGCTTTATGATCGAGTCTTACTTAGAAGATGGCCGTCAAAATGAGCCTGAAGTGTTTGGAAAATCCATCACAGACCCTTGTTTGGGTTGGGATAATACAGTCAGATTAGTCAAGGAAATTTATACTACCCTATCTAAAAATGAAAAATAA
- a CDS encoding glycoside hydrolase family 1 protein: MTFLTFPKGFFWGTASSGPQTEGRFDGDGKGENIWDYWYNKEPEKFFNHIGPDKASYNYQYYKEDVQLMKATGHNSFRTSIQWSRLIPEGVGAVNPQAVDFYNSFIDELITNGIEPFINLYHFDMPMALQAKGGWLNRETVDAYVNFARTCFDLFGDRVKYWFTHNEPIVPVEGGYLYNFHYPNEVNMKHAVQVAFHEMLASSLAVRAYHEKQDGKIGIILNLTPSYPRDENNPEDVKAAQIADAFFNRSFLDPAIKGEYPADLIALIKELNMVPEHTNEDLKTIKENTIDLLGVNYYQPRRVQAKENSADKDPQNPMPDDFFDYYDMPGKKMNPYRGWEIYEKGIYDIMMNVRDNYGNLPCYISENGMGVEGEERYINANGQIEDDYRIEFVKNHLRYLHQAIHEGANCLGYHMWTCMDNWSWNNAYKNRYGLIAVDLDKQGKRTIKKSGYFFKELSDKNGFED, from the coding sequence ATGACATTTTTAACATTTCCAAAAGGCTTTTTCTGGGGAACTGCTTCCAGTGGGCCGCAAACAGAAGGTCGATTTGACGGTGATGGAAAAGGAGAGAATATCTGGGACTATTGGTACAACAAAGAACCTGAAAAATTTTTCAACCATATTGGACCTGATAAAGCTTCCTATAATTATCAGTATTACAAAGAAGATGTGCAACTAATGAAAGCAACTGGACACAATTCTTTCCGCACTTCTATCCAATGGAGTCGTCTAATCCCAGAAGGCGTTGGTGCTGTTAATCCACAAGCCGTAGATTTTTACAATTCATTCATTGATGAACTGATTACAAATGGAATTGAACCATTTATTAACTTATACCATTTTGACATGCCAATGGCACTACAAGCAAAAGGCGGTTGGCTTAATCGGGAAACGGTTGATGCTTATGTAAACTTTGCAAGAACCTGCTTTGACCTATTTGGTGATCGCGTCAAATATTGGTTCACTCACAATGAACCCATTGTCCCCGTCGAAGGTGGCTACCTCTACAATTTCCATTATCCAAATGAAGTCAACATGAAACACGCTGTTCAAGTAGCTTTTCACGAAATGCTAGCCAGCAGCTTAGCTGTCAGAGCCTATCATGAAAAGCAAGATGGTAAAATTGGGATTATCCTCAACTTAACCCCAAGCTATCCGCGTGATGAGAATAATCCCGAAGACGTCAAAGCTGCTCAAATTGCAGATGCTTTCTTTAATCGCTCTTTCTTAGATCCTGCCATCAAAGGCGAATACCCTGCTGATTTGATTGCTCTTATTAAGGAACTAAATATGGTGCCAGAACACACAAATGAGGATTTAAAGACCATTAAAGAAAATACCATTGACTTGCTTGGTGTCAATTATTACCAGCCACGTCGAGTTCAAGCCAAAGAAAACTCTGCTGATAAAGATCCGCAGAATCCTATGCCAGATGATTTCTTTGACTACTATGATATGCCAGGAAAAAAAATGAACCCTTATCGCGGTTGGGAAATCTATGAAAAAGGAATCTACGACATTATGATGAATGTTCGTGATAACTATGGAAATCTTCCTTGCTATATCTCAGAAAATGGTATGGGGGTTGAAGGTGAAGAACGTTACATCAACGCAAATGGTCAAATTGAAGATGACTATCGTATCGAATTTGTCAAAAATCATCTTCGCTACCTTCATCAAGCTATCCACGAAGGAGCTAATTGCTTAGGATACCATATGTGGACTTGTATGGATAACTGGTCTTGGAATAACGCCTATAAAAATCGCTATGGTCTCATTGCTGTTGACCTAGACAAACAAGGCAAGCGAACCATTAAAAAATCAGGTTATTTCTTTAAAGAACTGTCTGACAAAAATGGTTTTGAAGATTAA
- a CDS encoding PTS cellobiose transporter subunit IIA, producing the protein MNTEELQVVAFEIILHSGTARATVHEAFAAMRLGHYDEASQKLEAANTELVEAHHAQTKLLQDYASGVEIKIEIIMVHAQDHLMTTMTLREVALEMLELYKKLEEK; encoded by the coding sequence ATGAATACAGAAGAATTACAAGTAGTAGCATTTGAAATCATTCTTCATAGTGGAACTGCGCGTGCAACAGTACACGAAGCATTTGCAGCGATGCGACTTGGTCACTACGATGAAGCTTCTCAAAAATTGGAAGCCGCGAATACAGAATTGGTTGAAGCACATCACGCACAGACGAAATTGTTGCAAGATTACGCAAGTGGCGTTGAGATTAAGATTGAGATCATCATGGTTCATGCACAGGATCATTTGATGACAACAATGACATTACGTGAAGTGGCATTAGAGATGCTTGAATTATATAAAAAGTTAGAAGAAAAATAA
- the secA gene encoding preprotein translocase subunit SecA codes for MANILRKIIENDKGELRRLEKMAKKVMAYEDEMAALSDEALKAKTDEFKQRYQNGESLDDLLYEAFAVVREGAKRVLGLFPYPVQIMGGIVLHHGDVPEMRTGEGKTLTATMPVYLNALSGEGVHVVTVNEYLTERDATEMGELYSWLGLSVGINLAAKSSAEKKEAYECDITYSTNAEIGFDYLRDNMVVRAENMVQRPLNYALVDEVDSILIDEARTPLIVSGPTSSDTNQLYHMADSFVKSLNKDDYIIDVQSKTIGLSDSGIDKAESYFKLENLYDIENVALTHFIDNALRANYIMLLDIDYVVSEEQEILIVDQFTGRTMEGRRYSDGLHQAIEAKEGVPIQDETKTSASITYQNLFRMYKKLSGMTGTAKTEEEEFRETYNIRVIPIPTNRPVARIDHPDLLYPSIESKFKAVVQDVKARHEKGQPVLVGTVAVETSDYISKKLVEAGVPHEVLNAKNHYKEAQIIMNAGQRGAVTIATNMAGRGTDIKLGEGVRELGGLCVIGTERHESRRIDNQLRGRSGRQGDPGESQFYLSLEDELMRRFGSERIKAVLDRMNLSEEESVIKSRMLTRQVEGAQKRVEGNNYDTRKQVLQYDDVMREQREIIYAQRYDVITADRDLAPEIHAMMKRTINRFVDGNSRAEQDEKLEAIVNFAKYNLVPEESIEIADLEGLSDEDIKGDLYKRALEVYDSQVAKLRDEESVREFQKVLILRVVDSKWTDHIDALDQLRNAVGLRGYAQNNPVVEYQAESFRMFNDMIGSIEFDVTRLMMKAQIHEQERPRTEHHISTTATRNIAAQHSGLPSDIDLTKVKRNDLCPCGSGKKFKNCHGRHR; via the coding sequence ATGGCGAATATTTTAAGAAAAATTATCGAAAATGATAAAGGTGAATTAAGAAGATTAGAAAAAATGGCAAAGAAAGTCATGGCGTATGAAGATGAAATGGCTGCTTTGTCAGATGAAGCTTTGAAAGCAAAGACGGATGAATTTAAGCAACGGTATCAAAATGGCGAGTCATTAGATGACTTGCTTTATGAAGCTTTTGCGGTTGTTCGTGAAGGTGCAAAGCGTGTGTTAGGACTTTTTCCTTACCCAGTACAGATTATGGGTGGGATTGTCTTACACCATGGAGATGTGCCAGAAATGCGTACAGGGGAAGGAAAAACCCTGACAGCAACCATGCCAGTTTATCTGAACGCTTTGTCTGGAGAAGGGGTTCACGTTGTCACAGTAAATGAATATCTGACAGAGCGTGACGCAACGGAAATGGGGGAACTGTACTCTTGGTTGGGGCTTTCTGTTGGTATCAACCTTGCTGCAAAGTCATCCGCAGAGAAAAAAGAAGCCTATGAATGTGATATCACGTATTCAACCAATGCAGAGATTGGTTTTGACTATTTGCGTGATAATATGGTGGTGCGTGCTGAAAACATGGTGCAACGCCCGCTCAACTACGCTTTGGTTGACGAAGTAGACTCCATTTTGATTGACGAAGCTCGTACGCCTTTGATTGTGTCAGGACCAACTTCGTCTGATACGAACCAACTTTATCACATGGCGGATAGCTTTGTGAAGTCTCTTAATAAAGATGACTACATCATTGATGTGCAGTCTAAAACCATTGGACTTTCTGACTCTGGGATTGATAAAGCAGAAAGCTACTTCAAGTTAGAAAACTTGTATGATATTGAAAATGTAGCACTGACTCACTTTATTGACAATGCCCTTCGTGCAAACTATATCATGCTGTTAGATATTGACTATGTGGTGAGTGAAGAGCAAGAAATTTTGATTGTGGATCAATTTACAGGTCGTACAATGGAAGGTCGCCGCTATTCAGACGGACTTCACCAAGCAATTGAAGCCAAAGAAGGTGTGCCAATTCAGGATGAAACAAAGACTTCGGCTTCTATCACTTACCAAAATCTATTCCGTATGTATAAGAAATTGTCAGGGATGACAGGGACAGCTAAGACAGAAGAAGAAGAATTCCGCGAAACTTATAACATTCGAGTGATTCCGATTCCTACTAACCGTCCGGTGGCTCGTATTGATCACCCAGACCTTCTTTATCCAAGTATTGAATCAAAATTTAAAGCAGTTGTCCAAGATGTGAAAGCTCGTCATGAAAAAGGACAACCTGTACTTGTTGGGACAGTAGCAGTTGAAACAAGTGATTATATTTCTAAAAAATTAGTCGAAGCTGGAGTTCCTCATGAAGTATTGAATGCGAAAAATCACTATAAAGAAGCACAAATCATTATGAATGCTGGTCAACGTGGCGCGGTAACGATTGCAACCAATATGGCTGGTCGTGGTACGGATATTAAACTTGGTGAAGGCGTTCGCGAGTTAGGTGGACTTTGTGTCATTGGTACAGAACGTCATGAAAGCCGTCGTATTGATAATCAACTTCGTGGTCGTTCGGGTCGTCAAGGAGATCCTGGTGAATCACAATTCTACCTATCACTTGAAGATGAACTTATGCGTCGCTTTGGATCGGAACGGATTAAAGCTGTTTTGGATCGCATGAACCTCAGCGAAGAAGAGTCTGTCATCAAATCTCGTATGCTGACGCGCCAAGTAGAAGGAGCTCAAAAGCGTGTTGAAGGGAACAACTACGATACACGTAAACAAGTCCTTCAATATGATGATGTTATGCGTGAGCAACGTGAAATTATCTATGCGCAGCGCTATGATGTCATTACGGCTGATCGTGATTTGGCACCGGAAATTCATGCCATGATGAAGCGAACAATCAACCGTTTTGTGGATGGCAACAGTCGTGCAGAACAAGATGAAAAATTAGAAGCAATTGTTAATTTTGCAAAATACAATCTTGTTCCAGAAGAATCTATTGAAATCGCAGATTTAGAAGGCTTGTCTGATGAAGATATCAAGGGTGATTTATACAAACGTGCCTTGGAGGTTTACGATAGTCAAGTGGCGAAACTTCGCGATGAAGAGTCTGTCAGAGAATTCCAAAAAGTTCTGATTTTACGCGTTGTAGATAGCAAATGGACTGATCATATCGATGCTTTGGATCAACTTCGGAACGCAGTTGGACTTCGTGGTTATGCTCAAAATAACCCAGTCGTTGAATACCAAGCTGAAAGTTTCCGTATGTTTAATGACATGATTGGTTCGATCGAATTTGATGTGACGCGTTTAATGATGAAGGCTCAAATTCACGAGCAAGAACGTCCGCGTACGGAGCATCATATCAGCACAACAGCGACACGCAATATTGCAGCACAACACTCTGGCTTGCCTAGCGATATTGATTTGACAAAAGTGAAGCGCAATGACTTGTGTCCATGTGGTTCTGGTAAGAAATTTAAAAATTGTCATGGACGCCACAGATAA
- a CDS encoding GntR family transcriptional regulator, with product MPKYEEITNILRDRIANGVYPVDSMLPTQFELSKEFGVSRMTIKKAVEILTIEGLIFSKQGNGTRVLNSSFWDKEDSKFRLNNYNGLSQDLKNDDRKLTSQIIQFAVEFPEAEIAERLQVEVTAPVYKIIRLRLLDDQPYVLEHTYMPCDLVPGLDESILLQSIYAYLWDELNLKFAGSYRHITAEKPDEYDQNYLACQETDPILQVEQVVYLETGRPIEYSKSRNRFDTRGYSLLDVKNI from the coding sequence ATGCCTAAATACGAAGAAATAACAAATATACTTCGAGATCGAATTGCAAATGGAGTCTACCCAGTAGACTCCATGTTGCCTACTCAGTTTGAATTATCAAAAGAATTCGGTGTTAGCCGAATGACTATAAAAAAAGCTGTTGAGATTTTAACCATTGAGGGACTTATTTTTTCCAAACAAGGGAATGGAACGAGAGTGTTAAATTCATCCTTTTGGGATAAAGAAGATTCAAAATTTCGCTTGAATAACTACAATGGCTTGAGTCAAGATTTAAAAAATGATGACCGAAAATTAACGAGCCAGATTATTCAATTTGCAGTTGAATTTCCAGAAGCTGAGATTGCAGAGCGTCTGCAAGTGGAAGTAACGGCACCAGTTTATAAAATTATACGATTGCGTCTGCTTGATGACCAACCTTATGTGTTGGAGCACACGTATATGCCGTGTGACTTGGTGCCAGGGTTGGATGAGAGCATTTTGCTTCAGTCTATCTATGCTTATTTATGGGATGAATTAAACTTAAAATTTGCCGGAAGTTATCGCCATATCACAGCTGAAAAGCCAGATGAATATGACCAAAACTATTTGGCTTGCCAAGAGACAGATCCGATTTTGCAGGTGGAGCAAGTTGTTTATCTGGAAACTGGACGTCCGATTGAGTATTCGAAAAGCCGCAATCGCTTTGACACGAGAGGGTATTCTCTTTTAGATGTTAAAAATATTTAA